A single Mercenaria mercenaria strain notata chromosome 9, MADL_Memer_1, whole genome shotgun sequence DNA region contains:
- the LOC123547239 gene encoding uncharacterized protein LOC123547239 isoform X1, protein MELTVKIFLCVITSATVLVYGQTDSKCTSTSTTGTHFMIAVPESYRRPDKIVLHITSTNMTNVTVKAPDKYFDQTFSIVDHIQLNLSSRVMHTSSGTSSTAKKGIEIKCDKPCSVAVLPHHSNDAVEGFLAYPVNALSTKYVISSYDPYSSSYSEFLLAIIEDNTHVELTKKYGRYSDSSSVTLNKFNTYIFKSRYDLSDSVISSSKPIAVFSATGSSEIPRGYGDFQYIVEQMIPTKFWSKSYIVPALYPREEYLYRIYSAENDTSVIQHHDNATNTTLDSTTHISNIASKPAVIIADKPISVIQYCYDRDTMAGDPFMTTVQAISQFENTYEFITDFDRMNNEIWPVTLAITVLSTDVSGILLDGSNSYIRRYGHKEPVPPPLDNYTVIYINMTSQTFGSFHTLHHEFGKPFGATLYSLPAAAAAYGYPLKFALKDKVCQIPTTTTTTTTTTTTTTTTTTTPTLATTTTTLATTTTPVPSSTKVSITTEWNSATTFSTNNTGTNRSGIQCFDCRDIPHLKYCDKVTTCSLHEVCYVESYTKPHGENLYRSGCIQKERCIPLSGQNDCLQCCESHDFCNMDGCEEEAQGSLSAGNRGPYCYDCSHLGENENCHSVQICPSDQVCMVEKYAWGDNDFNYVMGCIRPHVCEARKRSIVDRKLNVRHVPVCTHCCTSDFCNQNCTHHYTPGIIGNTDYPYLLVLMQ, encoded by the exons ATGGAGTtaactgtcaaaatattt CTCTGTGTGATAACTAGTGCTACAGTCCTAGtttatggacagacagacagtaaATGTACGAGTACAT cTACCACTGGAACGCATTTCATGATTGCCGTGCCGGAAAGTTACAGAAGACCAGACAAAATAGTGCTTCATATCACATCTACAAACATGACAAATGTTACCGTGAAAGCCccagacaaatattttgatcaaactttCAGCATTGTTGATCATATACAACTGAACTTATCAAGTAGGGTAATGCATACTAGTTCCGGAACGTCCAGTACCGCTAAGAAAGGAATAGAAATAAAGTGTGATAAGCCATGCTCTGTTGCTGTGTTACCTCACCATTCAAACGACGCTGTTGAAGGCTTTCTAGCATATCCCGTTAACGCGCTTTCAACTAAATATGTTATATCATCATATGACCCTTACAGTAGTTCCTATAGCGAATTTTTACTAGCAATTATAGAAGATAACACTCATGTTGAACTAACCAAAAAATATGGACGATACTCCGACAGCAGTTCTGttactttgaataaatttaacacatatatatttaaatcaaGATACGATCTTAGTGACTCAGTGATTTCTAGTAGCAAGCCAATAGCAGTATTCTCCGCTACTGGATCGAGTGAAATTCCAAGGGGTTATGGAGACTTTCAATATATTGTGGAACAAATGATTCCTACAAAGTTTTGGTCGAAGTCCTATATCGTACCAGCTCTGTATCCTAGAGAAGAATATCTTTATCGAATCTATAGTGCAGAAAATGATACATCCGTAATACAACACCATGACAATGCTACAAACACCACTCTTGATTCAACAACGCATATTTCAAATATTGCATCTAAACCAGCTGTGATTATAGCTGACAAACCCATAAGCGTGATTCAGTACTGTTATGATAGAGATACAATGGCTGGGGATCCTTTCATGACGACTGTGCAAGCTATATCACAGTTCGAAAACACCTACGAATTTATCACTGACTTTGACCGCATGAACAATGAAATATGGCCTGTTACCTTAGCTATAACAGTACTCTCTACTGATGTATCAGGGATACTTCTGGACGGCAGTAACTCTTATATTCGTCGCTATGGCCACAAGGAGCCTGTGCCTCCACCGTTGGACAATTACACTGTTATTTACATTAATATGACTAGTCAAACTTTTGGAAGCTTTCACACCTTGCATCATGAATTCGGAAAACCTTTTGGGGCAACGCTGTACAGTTTACCAGCAGCGGCCGCAGCCTACGGTTATCCATTGAAGTTCGCTTTGAAAGACAAAG tttgtcaaatacctacaacaacaacaacaacaacaacgacgacgacgacgacgactaccactactactacacCTACTTTGGCGACGACAACGACAACACtcgcaacaacaacaacaccagtACCATCATCCACTAAAGTGTCAATTACAACAGAGTGGAATTCAGCTACAACCTTCTCCACAAACAATACCGGAACCAACCGAa GTGGAATTCAGTGCTTCGATTGCCGAGATATTCCACACCTCAAATATTGTGATAAAGTCACTACTTGCTCCTTGCATGAG GTTTGCTACGTAGAGAGTTACACAAAGCCTCATGGGGAAAATCTATACCGGTCAGGCTGTATTCAAAAGGAG AGGTGTATACCTTTGAGTGGACAAAATGACTGCCTCCAGTGCTGTGAGTCTCATGACTTTTGCAATATGGACGGCTGTGAAGAAGAAG CTCAGGGTTCACTAAGTGCAGGAAACAGGGGACCATATTGTTACGACTGTTCTCATCtcggagaaaatgaaaattgtCACTCCGTGCAAATATGTCCCTCCGACCAG GTGTGTATGGTAGAGAAGTATGCGTGGGGAGACAATGATTTCAACTACGTCATGGGATGTATACGTCCGcac GTTTGCGAAGCCAGGAAACGCTCGATTGTAGACAGGAAGCTGAATGTTCGTCACGTACCCGTGTGTACACATTGCTGCACCTCTGATTTCTGTAACCAGAACTGCACACACCATTACACACCTGGAATTATCG